Genomic DNA from Candidatus Acetothermia bacterium:
TCTTCGAAGTCGGGACGGCGACGATGATGGCCGCCACCGGGGCCATCTACCCGGTGTACCAGCTCATGGCGGACACGGGGGTACCGTTCGACCCCGAGCAGTACATCGCCCCGGTGAAGGGCTACTACAGCGATGCCGCGGGTCGGATGGTCTCCATGCCGTTCAACAGCTCGACCGCGGTGCTGTGGTACAACAAGGACGCGTTTCGGGCCGCAGGGCTCGATCCGGACAACCCGCCGCGGACGTGGGCCGAAGTGCGGGCCGCGGCCAAGAAGATCGTCGAGACGGGTGCCGCCAAGATCGGCCTCTCCTGCGCCTGGCTCACGTGGACCCAGTTCGAACAGTTTGGGGCCATCCACAACACCCCGTTTGCGACCCGAGCCAACGGGTTCGAGGGCATGGACGCGGTGCTCGAGCTCAACCACCCCCTGTACGTCCGGCATCTCCAGACCCTGATCGACATGGCCAAGGAGGGCTCGTTCACGTACGGCGGGCGGGATGCCACGCCGGATGCGCTCTTCCCTTCCGGGGAGGCGGCGATGCTCATCGCCTCCTCGGCCCTGCGGGCCCGCGTCGCCCGCGAGGCCAAGTTCGAGTGGGGCGTGACATACCTCCCCTACTACGATGACGCGGTCCAGATCCCGCACAACTCGATCATCGGCGGGGCCTCGCTGTGGGTCATGCGCCGGCCAGATGCCAGCCTTGAGCTGTACAAGGGCGTGGCCGAGTTCTTCCGGTTCATCAGCCAGCCGGAGGCCGATGCCAAGTGGCACATGACGACGGGGTACGTGCCGCTGACGTTCGGAGGGTACGAGGTGGCCAAGGCTGAAGGGTACTACGACCAGAACCCGGGCGCCGATATCCCGATCTTGCAGCTCGCGCGGCCCAATCCGACAGAGAACACGCGGGGGCTCCGGCTCGGGAACCTCCCGTCGATCCGGACGGTGATCTACGAGGAGGTGGAGAAAGCCCTCCAAGGCCAGCAGACGGCGCAGCAGGCCCTCGATAACGTGGTGAAGCGGGGCAACGCCATCCTCCGCGAGTTCGAGGCCACCCACAAGTAACGGACCCTTCGGTGGGGCGCACCGCGGTGGAGGGTGCGCCCCACCTCCCTGTTGGGGGTGAGGGACTGTGGGCGATCGTCCGGTGTTCTCGAATAAGCTCCTCCCGTACTTGCTCGTGGCGCCGCAGGTCATCGTCACCGCGGTGTTCTTCGTCTGGCCGGCGTCGCAGGCGATCTACCAGGCCGTGTTGCGTAGCGATCCGTTCGGGTTGCGGACGCGGTTCGTCGGGTTTGCCAACTTCACAGCGCTCTTTTCCGATCCGTACTACCTAGGATCCGTCCGCCTTTCGTTCCTCTTTTCCGCAGCGGTGGCATTGGCCGCGATCTCGGCCGGGCTCCTCTTCGCGGTGATGGCGAACAAGCCGATCCGGGGCGCCCAGGTGTACAAGACCCTTCTCATCTGGCCCTACGCCCTTGCCCCCGCGGTGGCCGCGGTCCTGTGGCTGTTCTTGTTCCAGCCATCGATCGGCATCATCGCCAGGGCCCTCCAAGGGGTGGGGATCCCGTGGAATTACACCCTTAACGGGACCCAGGCCCTGTTCCTCGTGATCCTGGCCTCCGTCTGGAAACAGGTGAGCTACAACTTCATCTTCTTTTTGGCCGGGCTTCAGGCGATCCCGAAGTCGCTCGTCGAGGCGGCGCGGGTGGACGGCGCCGGATCGCGGCGCGTGTTCTGGTCGATCATCTTCCCCCTCCTCACCCCGACCACGTTCTTCCTCCTCGTCATGAACACGGTCTACGCTTTCTTTGACACGTTCGGGGCCATCGATGCGTTGACGAAGGGCGGCCCGGGGAAGGCCACGGAGACGATGTGCTACAAGCTATACGTGGATGGTTTCAAGAACTTCCAGATCAACAGCTCGGCGGCCCAATCCGTTGTCCTGATGGTCCTGGTCATCCTCCTGACTGCTGTTCAATTCCGGTTCATCGAGCGCCGGGTCCACTACGTATGAGGAGGGTACACATGCCAAAGCGGTTCCCACAGAACTGGCTTGCGCACGTGGTGCTCCTCCTTGGGGTGGCGATCCTCGCGTTCCCGGTGTACATGGCGGTGGTGGGCTCGACCCACGATGCGGCCACGATCGGGCGCGGCCGGATGCCTCTCACCCCCGGGCCGTATGCGGCCTACAACTACGCCCAGGCCTGGGCCTACGGCACCGGGGAGCGTGTGTCGGGGACCCCGGTCCGGATCATGATGCTGAACTCCTTCCTCATGGCCATCACCATCGCCATCGGCAAGATCGCGGTCTCCATCCTCGCTGCCTATGCGGTCGTGTTCTTTCGGTTTCCCCTCCGGATGTTCTTCTTCTGGCTGATCTTCATCACCCTGATGCTGCCCCTCGAGGTCCGGATCATCCCGAGCTACAAGGTCATCTCCGACTTCGGCCTCATCAACACGTTCGCGGGGTTGACCATCCCCCTCATGGTCTCCGCCACCGGGACCTTGCTCTTCCGGCAGGTATTCCTCACCATCCCGAAGGAGCTCCTGGACGCGGCGAAGATCGACGGGGCGGGCCCCATGCGGTGCCTGTGGTCGATCATCCTCCCCTTGGGGCGGCCGAGCATCGCCGCCCTGTTCGTGATCCTGTTCGTGTACGGTTGGAACCAGTACTTGTGGCCCCTCCTCATCACCACCGAGCGGAACATGGACACCGTGGTCATCGGGATCGTGAAGATGTTGGGTACGTCGGAATCCCTCATGGACTGGAACCTCGTCATGGCCACCACGGTCATGGCCATGGCCGTCCCGATCTTTATCGTGATCTTGCTGCAGCGGTGGCTTGTGAAGGGCTTGGTGGAGACAGAAAAATGATGCTTATTCCAGGAAAGCAGCGGCGAAAGGGCGCTCGGCCCGGGGGTAGCGAGAGGACTATGGGGTTGAGGGTCTGGCGGGGCCTGGGCCTGGGCCTCGGGCTTGCCGTGGCCTGGGCTGGGGGTGTGGGATGGTCGGATCCGGTGCCTGAGGGGGTGGAAGTGAACACGGTACTGGTCATTGCCCATCGCGGGGCGCGGTCGGTGGCCCCGGAGAACACGCTGGCCGCAGCCAAGGCGGCGTGGGAGCTCGGGGCGGATGCATGGGAATTCGACGTGCAGATGACAAAAGACGGGGAGCTCGTCCTCGTGCACGACGACACCCTTGCCCGCACCACGAATGCCCGGGAAGTGTTCCCCGACCGTTCCCCATGGGGGGTTGGTGACTTCACCCTCGAGGAGATCCGGTGCTTGGACGCCGGGTCGTGGTTCGTGGCCCAGGATCCGTTCGGGACCATCGCCTCCGGGGAAGTCCCCCAGGACCAGGCTGAGGCCTACCGCGGGGAGCGGATTCCCACTCTTCGGGAGGCCCTCCTCCTCACGGGGGAGCTCGGGCTCCTGGCCAACGTAGAGCTCAAGGGCACCCGTTCGTTCGTTCTCTCCCCGCGGGACCGGGACGTCGTGGAGCGCACCGTGGCGCTAATCCGCGAGCTCGGGATGGGGGGGCGGGTCATCGTTTCCTCGTTCGACCACGAGATGATCCGGCACCTGAAACGGATCGCCCCGGAGATCGCCGGGGCGCTCCTCGTGTCCAGCATGCTGTACGATCCGGTGGCCTACCTCCGCGAGGTCGGGGCCGATGCCCTGAACCCCAGGGCCACCGCCTACGATCCGGCGAGGGCACGCGCCCTGCGCCAGGCCGGGTT
This window encodes:
- the ugpB gene encoding sn-glycerol-3-phosphate ABC transporter substrate-binding protein UgpB — protein: MKRFLVLVLAMATIGGLAVGQGKVTIEFWHAATGALADALNTVVNDFNNSQTTYFVNAVYKGSYAETMSAAIAAFRAGKPPHIVQIFEVGTATMMAATGAIYPVYQLMADTGVPFDPEQYIAPVKGYYSDAAGRMVSMPFNSSTAVLWYNKDAFRAAGLDPDNPPRTWAEVRAAAKKIVETGAAKIGLSCAWLTWTQFEQFGAIHNTPFATRANGFEGMDAVLELNHPLYVRHLQTLIDMAKEGSFTYGGRDATPDALFPSGEAAMLIASSALRARVAREAKFEWGVTYLPYYDDAVQIPHNSIIGGASLWVMRRPDASLELYKGVAEFFRFISQPEADAKWHMTTGYVPLTFGGYEVAKAEGYYDQNPGADIPILQLARPNPTENTRGLRLGNLPSIRTVIYEEVEKALQGQQTAQQALDNVVKRGNAILREFEATHK
- the ugpA gene encoding sn-glycerol-3-phosphate ABC transporter permease UgpA — encoded protein: MGDRPVFSNKLLPYLLVAPQVIVTAVFFVWPASQAIYQAVLRSDPFGLRTRFVGFANFTALFSDPYYLGSVRLSFLFSAAVALAAISAGLLFAVMANKPIRGAQVYKTLLIWPYALAPAVAAVLWLFLFQPSIGIIARALQGVGIPWNYTLNGTQALFLVILASVWKQVSYNFIFFLAGLQAIPKSLVEAARVDGAGSRRVFWSIIFPLLTPTTFFLLVMNTVYAFFDTFGAIDALTKGGPGKATETMCYKLYVDGFKNFQINSSAAQSVVLMVLVILLTAVQFRFIERRVHYV
- the ugpE gene encoding sn-glycerol-3-phosphate ABC transporter permease UgpE, producing MPKRFPQNWLAHVVLLLGVAILAFPVYMAVVGSTHDAATIGRGRMPLTPGPYAAYNYAQAWAYGTGERVSGTPVRIMMLNSFLMAITIAIGKIAVSILAAYAVVFFRFPLRMFFFWLIFITLMLPLEVRIIPSYKVISDFGLINTFAGLTIPLMVSATGTLLFRQVFLTIPKELLDAAKIDGAGPMRCLWSIILPLGRPSIAALFVILFVYGWNQYLWPLLITTERNMDTVVIGIVKMLGTSESLMDWNLVMATTVMAMAVPIFIVILLQRWLVKGLVETEK
- a CDS encoding glycerophosphodiester phosphodiesterase, giving the protein MRVWRGLGLGLGLAVAWAGGVGWSDPVPEGVEVNTVLVIAHRGARSVAPENTLAAAKAAWELGADAWEFDVQMTKDGELVLVHDDTLARTTNAREVFPDRSPWGVGDFTLEEIRCLDAGSWFVAQDPFGTIASGEVPQDQAEAYRGERIPTLREALLLTGELGLLANVELKGTRSFVLSPRDRDVVERTVALIRELGMGGRVIVSSFDHEMIRHLKRIAPEIAGALLVSSMLYDPVAYLREVGADALNPRATAYDPARARALRQAGFGVYVWTVNEPTELSRFAREPDVSGIITDWPQRLLAILGRSKG